A single Penaeus vannamei isolate JL-2024 chromosome 22, ASM4276789v1, whole genome shotgun sequence DNA region contains:
- the LOC138865865 gene encoding uncharacterized protein, with protein sequence MVVTVHPVGGSRTGGFYADVETRCQVFHVCNIDGSGIKFLCPNGTIFNQEHFTCEWWNQVSCGDSESFFNLNNEIGVVPPGSPYQPDRPRPTPGSPSVNVPSIAQTPRPQPPPPTFRPQPPPTPRPQPPPTFRPQPPQTPQPRPPPTFRPQPPQTPRPPPPPTFRPQPPQTPRPQPPATFRPQPPQTPAPRPPPTFRPQPPQTPQPRPPPTFRPQPPQTPAPRPPPTFRPQPPQTPPPRPPPTLPPQPPPPVQTPRPPRPTTYRPPASPVTGYPDVPDPPNGLYLTPSFGKRLN encoded by the exons ATGGTTGTGACAGTTCACCCTGTTGGCGGGTCACGTACGGGAG gaTTCTACGCCGACGTGGAGACCCGCTGCCAGGTGTTCCACGTGTGCAACATCGACGGGTCCGGCATCAAGTTCCTCTGTCCGAACGGCACCATCTTCAACCAGGAACACTTCACGTGCGAGTGGTGGAACCAGGTGTCCTGCGGCGACTCCGAGTCCTTCTTCAACCTCAACAACGAGATCGGAGTAGTCCCCCCCGGGAGTCCCTATCAGCCCGACCGCCCGCGGCCCACGCCCGGGTCTCCGTCGGTCAACGTGCCCTCGATCGCTCAGACGCCTCGCCcgcagccgccgccgcccacgTTCCGCCCGCAGCCGCCCCCGACGCCTCGCCCACAGCCCCCGCCCACGTTCCGCCCACAGCCCCCGCAGACACCCCAACCTCGCCCACCACCTACATTCCGCCCTCAGCCCCCTCAGACACCTCGTCCACCGCCCCCGCCCACGTTCCGCCCTCAGCCCCCGCAGACACCTCGTCCACAGCCCCCGGCCACGTTCCGCCCGCAGCCCCCACAGACTCCCGcaccccgcccaccacccacATTCCGCCCACAACCCCCACAGACTCCCCAACCTCGCCCACCACCCACGTTCCGCCCACAACCCCCACAGACTCCCGcaccccgcccaccacccacATTCCGCCCACAACCCCCAcagacacccccaccccgccccccacccacactccccccgcagcctcccccccccgtccagaccccccgcccaccccgccccaccaccTACCGCCCCCCTGCCAGCCCCGTCACAGGCTACCCCGACGTCCCCGACCCACCCAATGGCCTCTACCTGACACCCAGCTTCGGAAAGAGACTCAACTAA